The region TCCGTGACGTCGAATCGGCCGCCGTGAATCGCGTTGAAGTTTCGTTTCGCCAGATCGCCGAAGTGGAATCTCCAGCCGTCGTTCATCAGGAAGGTTTCGCGCATCAGTCCGTCGATTGGCTGGTGAAGGTGGTGAGCCTGGCGAACTGGATCATCCCGTTCGCTTGGTTGATGTTGAGGGAAAGGTCGTTGTGGCTGCGGATCAGATCGCCGGGAATGTCGATCTCGACGAAGTCGTTGTACTGCCCGATGCCGCGGCTGTCGTCGAGCGAGACCTCGAACGGCCGTCCGTTGAATTCGACCTGAAGCGGCTGGTCGAAGCCGCCGGAGCGATGAAGCCCGACGCGAAGCACACCGCGATCGGCATTTGCTGCGGGGATCGTCCCGACAGTCGGCACGCCGGTCCGAGCGAGCTGGATCGTCGAGAACGAGTGCTCTTCAACGACACCGCGTTCGAAGTCGAGGGCATCCGCGGTTTCGATGCGGACGATCGTCGTCTCCTCGACGGCGACGGGAACACTCGACAGGTCCTCGACGTCGACCTCGTTGAAGACCAACTCGCCGGCCTCGAGAAACAGCCGCTTCTGAGTCACCGACTCGATCTCGATGCCAGGCAATCGCAGGTCGACGGTCGCGCGTCGGCTGCGAAGGTTGCTCACGACGACTTGAATCGTCCGGCCGTCGCGAACCGCGTGGACGTTGACGTCGTCAGTGTCCGACGCAACCGCGATCAAGTCGCCCGCGTAGTCCTGCCAGAGATCAAGGAAGTACTGCTGATCCGTGATGAACGTCTCCTCCGAGTCGTCAGACTCGAAGACGAAGATCGACGCCGGATTGAACTTGTCCCACCACCGCATGGGCAGGATGAACGGCACCGCCAGATCGACCATGTCCGGGCGGTTCATCAGCTGCGTCATGTACGCGCTGTAGTTGCGCAGCGGCATGAACTGGCCGGCGGCGGAGGCGTCGCTGTGGAGTGATCCGTACTCCGTGATGATGAGCGGCTTGACGTTGTCCGTGTTGTGCTGATGCGACCGGACGAGATCGAGCACGTTCTGCATCTCGCCGAGCAGGTACGTGTGATCGCCCAGGTTGCGATACCTGTCTTCGATCATCAGCTTCTTCGGGTCGTAGAAGTGATAGCTGTACGCGTCGAGGTGACCCTTGGTCAGGTCGAGGAAGCGAAGGTGGTTGCGGGCGACCCGCCAGTCGCCGTTGGCAAACGCAGGCCATGCCGCAGTCGGACCGGCGACGGCGACGTCGGGGTAACGCTCGTGAATCGCATCGGCGACGAGATTGTGAAACTCGCCGAGCAGCTTCCAGGAGTCGACCTCCGGCAGGGCGTGAAAACCCCACTCGTGGCTGATGTCCGACTCGTTCTTCACCTCGATCCAGGTGGGCGTTCGGCCGTAGGTCTCGGCGTGACGATGTAGCCACGCGGCGGCAAGCTCGGCGGCCGCGTCGAAGTGCTCGACTGCCGGCGTGCCGCGGGCGCCCTTCTCGAACGGAACGTCCGCCCACATGAAGCTCGGCCAGTTGTCCATGCACATCGCGTAGCGCGTCTCCGACCATCGCTCGGCCTGCGCGACGTACTTCGGATCGTCATAGGCCTCGTCGAAGAACGACAGGTCGGCGTGGCCGGGGCGCAGCGGATCTTCGCGAAGGCGATCGCTCGACTCCTCACCAAGCTCCAGGTGCTCGTGGAACTTGAACATCTGCCGGCCCGGCTCGAAACCGTGCTCGGCAACGAAGTCCAACGGCTCGTCCGGACCGCCGAAGATGTTGGCGTAGACGTTGAGGTACTTCTCACGCTCGAACGTGTCGATGCCCGCGATGCTTCGACGCTGCGTCGGATCGACACGCACGATGACGGGCATGGTCGGCTTGTCCGCACCAAGCGTCGCCCACGGCGAATCGTCGAACTCCGGTGCGATCCCGGGCGTCGGCGGGACAACGCGAACGTCATCGACCCGGCCGACGCCTTCGATGATGAAGGTGTGGCCTTGAGCATTGTCCTCGCCAAACGGGAGGCTCTTGGCCTTGAGCCCAGCGGTGGTCTCGCTGCGCCACTCGACCTCGATCGGCTTGATCTGACCTTCGGGATCTCGCCAGAAAAAGCTGAGGCCAGCGGTGTCGCCGTGAACCTGCATGCTTCGCCACTCGCCCCAGTGACGCAGCAGATCGGGCGGAAGGTCAATCTCGGAGCGCACGTCGATCGCTCCAGGACGAGCGAACACGACGGCCGTCACGTAGTCGGCTTGGATGTTGACCTGCCGACGCAGCTGTGGCTCATGCCGATGCGCGGCTTCGAGTAAGTCTGCGTGCCGCTGCATCGCCGCTTCGCCTTCAGGCGGCAGCAGTGCGGCCGCCGGCGTGGCGACGAGCGAGACTCCCAACAGAACGGTCGCGGCACAGAGAACGATCATCAGACCGCCACGAAAGCCCTTGCGCGGGGCGGTTCCAGCTCTTGCGAACATGGCCGCAGGGTACGTGTCTTTACAGCGAAAGCCAAAGGCTCGACTGCACGTCCGGCACCTGCAAACCGAACGGTCCGATCACGAACGTGGTGCTGCTGTCGACTCGCGCACGATGAGGCGAACGGGCATCAGAATCTGCTCGCTCACGTCTATGGTCACGTCGCGCGGCTTGGGCTTCTTCTTCGCACCCGCTTCGCCGTCACGCGCCGCTTCGGCCAGCAGTGCGACGTCGGCCTCCAGCTCGTCGATCAGCAGGTTGATCGCACGTCGACCGACGTCGACGAATCGCTGGTTGATGCTCGTGAGCGGCGGGTCGACGTATCTGCCAAGCAACTCGTCGGAGAAACCGATGACCGAGACGTCCGCAGGCACCTCCAGCCCGTTGCGACGACACTGGCGAATCACGCGTGCGGCGATCTGATCGTTCGCGCACAGCACGGCCGTCGGCATGCGCTTCGCGCCGTTCGCCAGCCACTCGGCCTTGATGGAATCGCCACGATTGGGCACCCAACCGACGAAGTGCTCCAGCTCTTCGGAAGCCTCGAGCCCATGCTGGGTCATCGTCGCGTGATAGCCGCGCCAGCGGACGGTCGCACGCCCCTCGCCGATGGGTCGTGGGCCGATGTAGCCGATTCTTTTGTGGCCCAGCTCGACGAGATGGTGGACGGCCTGGCGAGTTCCGTCTTCGTCGTCGGGGTTGATGTGCCGGCCGGGAATGAGCAGGTCGCTGTTGCAGTTGACGAGCCTGAGGCGACGCCGACCCGCATCGCTGGCGACGAGCTCGGGGATCTTGTAACCCGGCTCGAAATCTGCGAGGAAGACGCCCGAGATGCGTTGTTCCAGAAAGACGTCCAGGATGCCTTCGACCGGTCTTGGCGTGTCGGCGGAGCTGACGATCTTCAGCAGGTAGTCGCGATCGCTCGCCGCGGCCAGTGCTCCTCGGACGATTTGGCCGACCCACTGCTTGTCCGGCTCGCTGATCATCACGCCCAGGACGCGGTTCTCTCCGCCGAACAAAGCACTGGCCAACGCGTTACGGCGATAGCCGAGCCGGCTAGCGACCTCGATAATCTTGCGCTGTGCGACCTGACCGATGCCGGCTTTGTCACCCCGCCCGTTCAAGGTGGCGGACACCGCTGTATGCGAATAACCCGCCTCCTTCGCAACGTCGTAGATCGTCAAGGCCATGAGGTCTTCGCGTGAGCCGCAGCTGCGGGAGCGAGACTTCAATTTTATCACAGACTTCCACAACTTCCCAATCCAGACGCGTGCAAGCCGTGACACCTG is a window of Planctomycetota bacterium DNA encoding:
- a CDS encoding LacI family DNA-binding transcriptional regulator, with product MALTIYDVAKEAGYSHTAVSATLNGRGDKAGIGQVAQRKIIEVASRLGYRRNALASALFGGENRVLGVMISEPDKQWVGQIVRGALAAASDRDYLLKIVSSADTPRPVEGILDVFLEQRISGVFLADFEPGYKIPELVASDAGRRRLRLVNCNSDLLIPGRHINPDDEDGTRQAVHHLVELGHKRIGYIGPRPIGEGRATVRWRGYHATMTQHGLEASEELEHFVGWVPNRGDSIKAEWLANGAKRMPTAVLCANDQIAARVIRQCRRNGLEVPADVSVIGFSDELLGRYVDPPLTSINQRFVDVGRRAINLLIDELEADVALLAEAARDGEAGAKKKPKPRDVTIDVSEQILMPVRLIVRESTAAPRS